GAAGACCAGAATGCAGGCCGCCAGCAGGCTGCCACGCATGATCGGGGTGTGCACCCGCTTGAGGGTACCGGTCGCGGTCTGACCCAGGGTGCGTGAGGCGGCGTCCATGCTCGGGGTCACCTTGCCCAGGCTCGCCTCCACGGCATTGAACGACACCGCCAGGAAACGCACCACGTAGGCGTAGATCAGGATGAATGCCGAGCCACTGAAGATCAGCCCGATCACCTCGCCACGCTGCTCGAGCAACCAGGTGTTGATGGTGTTGTCCAGCCAGGCGAAGGGGATCAGGATGCCCACCGCCACCACCGAGCCCGGAATCGCATAACCCATGGCCGAGATCCGCGTGGCGGTGCGCGTCAGCCGCGTATCGTTGAGGCGCACCCCGTAGCTGAGCACCATCGCCAGGGTTACCGCGATCAGTGCGGCGATGGTTGCCAGCACCAGGCTGTTGCGGGCATAGCCGATGAAGGCGGTGCCGAACAGCGAATCGCCCTGTGCGATGGCCAGCGCGGCGAGGATGCCGCTGGGAATCAGGAACCCCCCCAGGATCGGCAGCAGGCAGGCCAGGAAGGCGCCCGCCGAGGCCCAGCCACCGAGCCGGTACTCCGGCAACTGCTGATAGCGGCTGGAGGTGTGGAAGTAGCGCCGCTTGCCCCGCGACCAGCGTTCCAGCAGCACCAGGGCGATCACGAAGGCCAGCAGGCAGGCGGCCAGCTGGGCGGCGGCGACCTGCTCGCCGAGGCCGAACCAGGTGCGGTAGATGCCGGTGGTGAAGGTGTCCACGCCGAAGTACTGCACCGCACCGAATTCGTTCAGGGTCTCCATTAGTACCAGCGATACGCCGCCCACCAGGGCAGGGCGCGACAGCGGTATGGCCACGCTGCAAAACAGCTGCCAAGGCCCTCGCCCCAGGGTGCGTCCCACATCCAGCATGCACACCGACTGCTCCATGAAGGAGGCGCGGGCCAGCAGGTAGACATAAGGGTAGAGCACCAGGGAGATCAGCGTCGCCGCCCCGCCCAGCGAACGGACCTCGGGAAACCAGTAGTCGCCGAAGCGCCAGCCGAACAGCTCGCGCAGCCACCCCTGCAGGGGGCCCGAGAACTGCAGGAAGTCGGTGTAGGCGTAGGCGATCACGTAGGTGGGCACGGCCAGTGGCAGCAGCAGCGCCCACTCGAACAGCCGCCTGCCCGGGAAGCGGCACATCACCACCAGCCAGGCGGTGCCGGTGCCGATCACCAGGGTGCCGAGCCCCACTGTGACCACCAGGAACAGGGTGTTGATCAGGTAGCGCGGCAGCACCGTGCTGGCCAGATGCTGCCAGACGCCACCGGAGGGCATCAGGATGTGCGCCAGCACCGCCAGTACCGGCATTGCCACGATCAGGGCGACCCAGAGCAGCAGAGCGGTCCAGGGGGTGAAAGAGGGAATCGCCCGGCGCGACAGGGCGGGCAGGTCACCGCTGGAGGGTCGAGACAAGGGAAGGCTCCTGGCAGGCGCGGAAAGGCAAATGCGAGACGTTGACGACGGCAAATGGTATCAGTTGCGCCCGGTCGCTGCAGCCAACTTCGGCTGACCGGTGTCAACACGACGACGCCCGCCGTCATATGGCGGCGGGCGTCGAGTCGCGGACTGCTCGGAGGGGTCAGTAGCCGAGCAGCATCGCCGGCAGGCCGGTGATCAGCACCGGGAAGAAGGCCATCAGCACGCAGGCCAGCACGATCAGCGCCACGAAGGGAATGACCGCACGATAGAGGTCGATGATCTCCACCCCGGGCGGCGCCACCCCCTTGAGGTAGAAGAGTGCATAGCCGAACGGCGGTGTCAGGAAGGAGGTCTGCAGTACCACGGCGACCATCACCACGAACCACAGCATGTCCACGCCCATGCTGTCGACGATGGGCAGCATGATCGGGAAGCTGAGCAGCACGATGCCGGTCCAGTCCAGGAACATGCCCAGGATGAACACCAGGAACAGCATCAGGATCAGCGCCCCGACGGTGCCGCCGGGCATCGCCGTCACCACCTCATGGATCACGTCCATGCCGCCGCCGATGGAGAACACGCCGGTGAAGGCGGTCGCCCCCACCACCACCAGCATCACCATGGTGGTGGTCTTGCTGGCCTCGATCAGGGTGCGATAGCAGGTCGAGGCCTTGCGGTCGCCGAAGATCAGGAACAGCAGGAAGGCGATGAAGACCCCGATGGCCGAGGCCTCGGTGGCGGTGGCGATGCCCAGGAACAGCGAGCCCAGCACGCCGAGGATCAGCGACATGGGCGGCAGCACATACTTGCCGAGCATGATCAGCAGCTCGCCGGTCGAGGTCTCGGCGCGCTCCGCGGCCGGCACGGCGGGGCCATAGCTGGGCTTGATGAAGCAGATGATCAGCACGTAGAGCGCGTACATGGTGCCCAGCATCACCCCTGGCACCAAGGCACCGGCGAACAGCGCGCCCACCGAGACCGGCGAGTAACTGGCCATCAGGATCAACATGATGCTGGGCGGGATCAGGATGCCCAGGCAGCCGCTGGCCATGATCACCCCGGTGCTCAGCTCCTTGTTGTAGGAGTACTTGAGCATCGGCACCAGGGCGATCATGCCCATCACCGCGATGGAGGCACCGACGATGCCGGTGGTGGCGGCCAGCAGCACCGATACGATGACCACGGTGAGCGCCAGGCCGCCGCGCAGGTTGGCCAGCAGCAGGCGCATGGTGTCGAACATCTTCTCGGTGACACCGGAGTCATTGAGAAAGCGTGCCATCAGCACGAACAGGGGGATGGCCACCAGGACATAGTTGTCCATGGAATTGCCGTAGATGTTGTTGATCAGGATGCCGAGGGTCTTGGCGCCGGGACCGAGCCAGGCGCCGAGCACGGCGACGCCGCCCAGCACGAAGGCCAGCGGATGGCCCATGAACAGGCCGACCAACAGGCCGCTGAACATGAACAGGGTGAGCATCTCGGGGCTCATGCGGCGGCCTCCTTGCGCAGTTCGCCGAAGGCGCGGATGACGATGGCGATGGCCTGCAGCAGCAGCAGCACGGCGGCCACCACGATCACGCCCTTCACCGGGTAGACCGGGATGGACATCATGCCGTAGGTGGTCTCGCCGCGGCTGAAGGAGCGCTCGAAGAAGGCCCAGCCGAAGGTCAGCAGCATCCAGATGAAGGGCACGAAGAAGAGCAGGTAGCCGAGCAGTTCCAGGGTGGCCTGCTTGCGGCGGGAGAGCAGGCGCTTGAGGACGTCGACCTCGACGTGGGCATGATGGCGCAGGCCGAAGGCGGCCATCAGCATGAAATGGGCGCCGAACAGCATCTTGGTGACATCGAAGGCCCAGTCGCTGGGGCGGCCGATGAAGAAGCGGGCGGCGATATCATAGATCACGATCAGCGTGATCACGGCAAGCAGCGGGGCGATCAGGCGGCCGAACCCCTCGTTGAGGGCATCGATGGCCCTGGCAATGGCGTTCATGGTGAGGCTCTCGGAAACAGGCAAGTCAGACGAAAGGCGGCGCCAGGGGCGCCGCAGGGAAGCCGGGTCCCGAGGGCCCGGCGGTTTTCCCGGTTACTGGTTCATGCAGGCCTCGAGCTCTTCCAGGGACGGCAGGTTGTCCATGGTGCGGCTCATGTTGAAGGGCACGGTCACGTCACGCCAGTTGGCGTAGTGCTCCAGGTAGCTGACCATGGAGTGGTAGACCTTGGCGTGCATCGGATCCTCGCAGGCACCCTGCAGGATGACCTCGTTGGTGACCTCCTGGATGCGTGCCAGGTCCTCATCGGACAGATGGTTGATCGTCATGCCTTCGTCCTTGAACTTGACGGTGGCATCGGTGGAGCCTCGCTCGGACCAGGCCAGCGACCAGGCCATGGTGGCCTCGGCGGCGATCTTCAGCTTCTCCTGGGTCTCCTCCGAGAGGGCGTCCCAGGCGTCCTTGTTGATCATCACGCCGAACACGCTGGCGGACTGGTGCCAGCCCGGGGTGGACCAGTAGTCGGCGACCTCGCCGAAACCGGCCTTGTAGTCGACCCCCGGGGTGGAGAACTCACCGGCGTCGATCACGCCGCGCTCGATGGCCTGGTAGACCTCGCCGCCGGCCAGGGTGACCTGGGAACCACCGAGCTTCTCGAGCACGCGGCCCTGGTCGCGGCCGGAGAGACGCAGACGCTTGCCCTCGAGGTCGGCGATGCTCTCGATGGGGGTGCCGCCCATGAAGCCGGACTCGTTGTTGGTGATCCCGTAGGGCAGGTAGACCATGTCGTATTCGCCATAGACTTCCTGATACAGCTCGAAGCCTCCCCACTGGTTGATCCAGTTGAGGTAGTCGACACCGTTGAACAGGCTGGTGGTGGTGGCCAGCGGCGAGAATGCCGGGCTCAGGCCTGCCCAGTAGCCGGGCCAGTCGGCGGCGGCCTCGATGGCGCCGGTCTGGGTCGCGTCGAATACTTCACTGCCGGGCATCAGGGTGCCACCGGCGCGGAAATCGATGGTCAACTCGTCGCCAGCTAGCTTGTTGACCAGCTCTACCCAGTGGCGGTCCATCTGGATCAGGTCCAGGTTGTCCGGCCAGGTGGAGGTCATGGTCCACTCTTCCTGGGCTTGGGCAGTGGTGCTCAGCGTGGCCAGGGCCACGCCGGCGGCCAGGCCAGTGAGTGTGAAGGTGCGTAGTGCTTTCATGTTCTTCTCCCTTCGGTTCTGAGCAGGCGGCGGCGCTGATCGGTGCCCGCCGAATAATGTCGGGTTGCGGCAGCCGTTGCATGTCGCATTGGCAGATCCGCAACTACGGCCCCAAGCTAGCATGCTATTGACGCGCGCGACGATCGCGTTGCCATGACGGCGCCGGCTCCCGGCGGTAGGGTGACGATACCGGTGACAGGGTCGTGCGGGCGCGCGGAATTGAAGAAAAAGTGCTTTCTTATCAGCTAATTGAATTAGGTTTACGTTTACGTCAAGGTTGCGTTGCGGGTGATTTTCAGCGTTGAATGCCGCATCGTCATAAGACCAAAGTGCTAGCGGCGCGATGCCAGGAGTGGGGCGATGACCCGCACAGGGGGAGCAGTAGCGAGGGGGCGGAGCGAGGCGGTACGCGCGCTGCTGGCCCATGCCAGGCGACTCGGTCGCCGTCGCTGGCGGGGGCTTGTGTGGCTGCAGGGGACGCCGCAGGCGTGTCGCGGGGCCGCCGGCGCGCTGTGGCTGGCCGGCGCCTGGCGCTCCCCCCTCTGGGTAGCGCCCGAGGCGCCTGGGCAGGTCGAGTGCGCGCACTGGCTGGCGCCCGCCCGGGCTCGCACCCGCCTGGGGGGCGAGCATGATCTGCTGGTGGTCGACGCCGTCTCCTGCGGGGCTGGCCTCGATCCCGACGCGGTCGCCGCCCTGGCCGGCACACTGCGTGCTGGGGGCCTGCTGGTGCTGATGACCCCGCCCGACTGGGGCGCGCGCCCCGACGCCGACTACGCCCGCCTGGCCGAGCACCCCTGGCGCCCCGAGGCGCTCACCAGCCGCTACCTGGCCAGGCTGGCGCGGCTGCTCTCGGCCGCCGGCGAGGTGATTCGCTGGCGCACCGGGCAGCTGCCACGCCTGCCCAGGCTGCCCGTCCGCGAGGCGGCCCCCGGGGGAGCGGTGGCCGACAGTGACTGCCTGACCGACGACCAGGCCCGGGCGGTGGCGCGGCTGGGCCGCCTGCGTCGCCGTCGCCCCCTGGTGATCACCGCCGACCGCGGCCGCGGCAAGAGCGCCGCCCTGGGGATCGCCTGCGCCCGCTGGCTCGCCGCCGGCGAGCCCGAGGTGCTGGTCACCGCCCCGCGCCCGGCGGCAGTGGAGCGCCTCTTCGAGCGGCTGGCGGCGCTCTGTCCCCACGGCGAACGGCGGGGTGGTGCCTTCGTCACCGGGCGCGGCACGGTACGCTTCGTGGCACCCGATGCACTGGCCGAACTCACCCGGACCGGCGATGCTGGCGGTGCCGGCCGGCTGCTGCTGGTGGACGAGGCGGCGGCGATCCCCGCCGGGTTGCTCGGCGAGTGGCTCGATGCCTTCCCGCGGATTGCCTTCGCGACCACCGTGCACGGCTACGAGGGCTCCGGCCGCGGCTTCGCTTTGCGCTTTCGCGAGCGCCTCGAGCGCGTCACCCCGGAGTGGCGCGGCCTGCACCTGGCCGCCCCGATCCGCTGGGCGGCCGATGACCCACTGGAACCGCTGCTCCATCGCCTGCTGATGCTGGATGCCGAACCACCGGCGCCCTCGGTTCGGGCCAGTGGCGACCCGCGGCGGCTGTCCCGGGAGGCCCTGGCCGCCGATGAGCCACGCCTGCGCGCCCTGTTTGGCCTGCTGGTGCAGGCCCACTACCGCACTACGCCGAGCGACCTGCGCCTGCTGTTGGACGGTCCGGGCCTCTCGATAACGGCCCTGGAGGCGGGGGGGGCGCCCCTGTCGGTGGCACTCACCACCGACGAGGGGGGCTTCGATGCGGCACTCGCCGAGCGCGTGGCCCGCGGCGAGCGCCGCCCGCGTGGTCACCTGATGGCCCAGTCCCTGGCTGCCCACGCCGGCGCCAGGGAGGCGCTGACCGGTCGCCTGCGCCGGGTGGTGCGCATCGCCGTGGCCCCCGAGTTCCGTCGCGAGGGGCTGGGCCAGGCGTTGATCGAGGCGGAGCTTGCCCGGGCGCACGCCGACGGCTGCGACCTGCTTGGCGCCAGTTTCGGTGCCGAGCCGGGGCTGGTCGCCTTCTGGCGGCGCCTGGGGTTTCGCGTGGTGCGCCTGGGCCTGAGCCGGGAGACCGCCACCGGCGAGCACGCCCTGATGGTGGCGCGGGCCACCGGCGAGGACGGCGAGCGCCTGCTGACGGCGCTGACCGCCCGCTTCCAGCGCGCGCTGCCGGGCCTGCTCGCCTTCGAGCTGCGCGACCTGGCGCCGGAAGTCGCCGCCGCACTGCTGGCGGAGGGCGATGCCCCGGCCCCGGCCGACGACGATCGCCGCGATGCCGAGGATGTGGCCGCCGGCCACCGCGAGCCGGGGCTGGCGCGGCCGGCGCTGCAGGCGCTGGTGCGTCACGCCCTGGCCCGCGGCGTGCTTCCCGACGATGCCGACCTGGCGCTGCTGGTGGCCTGGAGCTTCCAGGGCCTCGCCAGCGAGGCCCTGGCTCGGCGCCTCGGCGTATCGGGTCGACGCCAGGCCACCGCTCGGCTGCGCCAGGCGGTAGGGGGGCTGTTGCAGGAGTTGGCATGACTCTCAGCGAAGGTCTGCCGGCGGAAAAGCTCTGAGCACTCGAAACTGGCCACCGCTTCCCCTGCCGCAGCGGGCTGAGTAAGGTAGACCGGTCAATCAGGAAGGATCCCCATGAACGAACATCTCGACCGGCTCGCGCCGCAGCCGCTGTGGCGCCACTTCCGCACCCTCTGCGAGACCCCGCGTCCCTCCGGCCACGAGGCCGCCCTGGCGGCTCGCCTCGAAGCCTGGGCCGACGCCCAGGGGCTGGCGCATGCGCGTGATGCCTTCGGCAACCTGCTGATCCGCAAGCCCGCGACCCCGGGCCGCGAGGACGCCCCGGGGGTGATCTTCCAGGGCCACCTCGACATGGTGCCCCAGGCCAACAGTGATCACCCCCACGACTTCACCCGCGACCCCATCGAGACCCGCCTCGGCGACGACGGCTGGCTGCGCGCCAGCGGTACCACCCTGGGCGCCGACAACGGCCTCGGCGTGGCCGCCGCCCTGGCGATCCTCGAGGCCGACGATCTCGAACACGGCCCGCTGGAGGCGCTCTTCACCCTGGAGGAGGAGTCCGGCATGGGCGGGGCGCTCAACCTCGACGAGGAGTGGCTCACCGGGCGCTACCTGCTCAACCTCGACTCCGAGGATCGCGGTGAGGTGTTCATCGGCTGCGCCGGCGGCACCGACGTGGTGGTGGAGGCTCAGTTGCCGACCGCGGCCATGGCCGACGGCGAGGTAGCACTGCGCCTCTCGTTGACCGGCCTGCGCGGCGGCCACTCGGGGATCGATATCCACAAGGGACTAGGCAACGCCAACCGCTTGCTGGTCCGCGCCCTGCGTGCCCTGGAGCGCTTCGATGCGCGCCTGGCGAGCTATCAGGGTGGCACCCTGCGCAATGCGCTGACGCGGGAGGCCTTCGCCGTGGTGGCGCTGCCCGAAGAGGAGCGCGAGGCCGCCGTGGCCGAAGTGGTGGCCCTCGAGGCCACCCTGCGCGACGAGTTGGCCGGTGTCGATGACGCCCTGGCCCTGACCCTGGATGCCTGCGAGGTACCCGCCGACGAGCCACTCACCGCCCAGGCGACCCACCTGCTGCTGGCGGCCCTGCACGCCGCGCCCTGCGGCGTGGAGCGCATGAGTCAGGAGGTGCCCGGTGTGGTGGAGACCTCCAACAACCTCGGCGTGGTCAGCCTCGCCCGGGGGCGCTTCCAGCTCGGCGCGCTGGTGCGTTCGCTGCGCGACAGCGCCACCCGGGACCTGGCCGACCGCCTGCGCGCCCTGTTCGAGCTGATCGGCGCCCGGGTGCGCATCGAGAACGGCTACCCGGGCTGGACCCCACAGCCGGGCAGCGAGCTGCTGTCGCGTTTCCAGCGCGTGCATCGCGAGCGGTTGGGCAGCGACCCGGCGGTCAAGGTGATCCATGCCGGGCTGGAGTGCGGGATTCTCGGCGGCAAGTATCCTGAACTGGAGATGATCTCCTTCGGGCCGCTGATTCGCGGCGCTCACTCGCCGGACGAGCGGGTCGAGGTCGCCTCGGTGGAGGAGTTCTGGACGCTGCTGTGCGCCCTGGTGGAGGACCTGGCCCGCCCCGCGGCCTGAATGCCGGGCGCCAGAAACGACGCCGCCGGGCTTAGGGCCCGGCGGCGTCATGAGAGTAGTCCGTTTCGGATCAGGCCAGGTAGCTGGCCAGCATCCATACGGTCTTCTCCTGCTCGCGGATATAGTCGCCCGCCTGGGCGGCGGTGCCCTCGTCGTCGGCATCCGAGGCCAGCGAGAGGATCTCGCGCTGCAGCTCGATCAACACCTGGTAGCCCGCCAGCACGCCCTCGACACAGGCCTTGCCGTCCGAGACGCTCTTGTCCTCCTTGATACGCGAGATCTCCACGTAGTCGCTGTAGGCGTGCAGGGGCTGGTGACCCAGGGTGAGGATGCGCTCGGCGACCTCGTCGACCTTGGTCAGCAGGTCGGTATAGAGCTCCTCGAACTTCTCGTGCAGCTGGAAGAACTGCGGACCCTTCACATTCCAGTGGTAGCCGCGCACGTTCATGTAGAAGACCTGGTAGTTGGCCAGCAGCTCGTTGAGCCTCTCGGCCAGCTGGCTGGTGCTGCCCGTGTGCAGGCCGATACGGTTGGTGTCGCTCATGCGAATGTCTCCTTGGTCGCGTGGGTATCCATGTTGACCGTGCCGCCACCCGGCGGCCAGCGAAATCTGGCCATCGGGATCATAGCCGTGCTGCATGACATCTTGGCGCGCGAGGCCGATTTCAAGTGCCTGGCATCCCCGCTGGCGCCGGATAGCCCCGCTGGCGCTGGATAGCCCCGCTGGCGTGCGATCAGCGGCCGGCTTGCGGGGCCGAAAGCGGCTGGGTAGACGCCGCTTCGGGGGCCGCCTCGGCGCGCAGGTCCAGTCCCTCGAGCATCGCCAGCAC
The Halomonas sp. H10-9-1 DNA segment above includes these coding regions:
- a CDS encoding iron ABC transporter permease, encoding MPVLAVLAHILMPSGGVWQHLASTVLPRYLINTLFLVVTVGLGTLVIGTGTAWLVVMCRFPGRRLFEWALLLPLAVPTYVIAYAYTDFLQFSGPLQGWLRELFGWRFGDYWFPEVRSLGGAATLISLVLYPYVYLLARASFMEQSVCMLDVGRTLGRGPWQLFCSVAIPLSRPALVGGVSLVLMETLNEFGAVQYFGVDTFTTGIYRTWFGLGEQVAAAQLAACLLAFVIALVLLERWSRGKRRYFHTSSRYQQLPEYRLGGWASAGAFLACLLPILGGFLIPSGILAALAIAQGDSLFGTAFIGYARNSLVLATIAALIAVTLAMVLSYGVRLNDTRLTRTATRISAMGYAIPGSVVAVGILIPFAWLDNTINTWLLEQRGEVIGLIFSGSAFILIYAYVVRFLAVSFNAVEASLGKVTPSMDAASRTLGQTATGTLKRVHTPIMRGSLLAACILVFVDVMKELPATIILRPFNFDTLAVRAHSLAADERLAEASTASLAIVVVGIVPVILLSLAMRRSRPGGK
- a CDS encoding TRAP transporter large permease subunit, translating into MSPEMLTLFMFSGLLVGLFMGHPLAFVLGGVAVLGAWLGPGAKTLGILINNIYGNSMDNYVLVAIPLFVLMARFLNDSGVTEKMFDTMRLLLANLRGGLALTVVIVSVLLAATTGIVGASIAVMGMIALVPMLKYSYNKELSTGVIMASGCLGILIPPSIMLILMASYSPVSVGALFAGALVPGVMLGTMYALYVLIICFIKPSYGPAVPAAERAETSTGELLIMLGKYVLPPMSLILGVLGSLFLGIATATEASAIGVFIAFLLFLIFGDRKASTCYRTLIEASKTTTMVMLVVVGATAFTGVFSIGGGMDVIHEVVTAMPGGTVGALILMLFLVFILGMFLDWTGIVLLSFPIMLPIVDSMGVDMLWFVVMVAVVLQTSFLTPPFGYALFYLKGVAPPGVEIIDLYRAVIPFVALIVLACVLMAFFPVLITGLPAMLLGY
- a CDS encoding TRAP transporter small permease subunit encodes the protein MNAIARAIDALNEGFGRLIAPLLAVITLIVIYDIAARFFIGRPSDWAFDVTKMLFGAHFMLMAAFGLRHHAHVEVDVLKRLLSRRKQATLELLGYLLFFVPFIWMLLTFGWAFFERSFSRGETTYGMMSIPVYPVKGVIVVAAVLLLLQAIAIVIRAFGELRKEAAA
- the dctP gene encoding TRAP transporter substrate-binding protein DctP, with protein sequence MKALRTFTLTGLAAGVALATLSTTAQAQEEWTMTSTWPDNLDLIQMDRHWVELVNKLAGDELTIDFRAGGTLMPGSEVFDATQTGAIEAAADWPGYWAGLSPAFSPLATTTSLFNGVDYLNWINQWGGFELYQEVYGEYDMVYLPYGITNNESGFMGGTPIESIADLEGKRLRLSGRDQGRVLEKLGGSQVTLAGGEVYQAIERGVIDAGEFSTPGVDYKAGFGEVADYWSTPGWHQSASVFGVMINKDAWDALSEETQEKLKIAAEATMAWSLAWSERGSTDATVKFKDEGMTINHLSDEDLARIQEVTNEVILQGACEDPMHAKVYHSMVSYLEHYANWRDVTVPFNMSRTMDNLPSLEELEACMNQ
- a CDS encoding GNAT family N-acetyltransferase, with protein sequence MTRTGGAVARGRSEAVRALLAHARRLGRRRWRGLVWLQGTPQACRGAAGALWLAGAWRSPLWVAPEAPGQVECAHWLAPARARTRLGGEHDLLVVDAVSCGAGLDPDAVAALAGTLRAGGLLVLMTPPDWGARPDADYARLAEHPWRPEALTSRYLARLARLLSAAGEVIRWRTGQLPRLPRLPVREAAPGGAVADSDCLTDDQARAVARLGRLRRRRPLVITADRGRGKSAALGIACARWLAAGEPEVLVTAPRPAAVERLFERLAALCPHGERRGGAFVTGRGTVRFVAPDALAELTRTGDAGGAGRLLLVDEAAAIPAGLLGEWLDAFPRIAFATTVHGYEGSGRGFALRFRERLERVTPEWRGLHLAAPIRWAADDPLEPLLHRLLMLDAEPPAPSVRASGDPRRLSREALAADEPRLRALFGLLVQAHYRTTPSDLRLLLDGPGLSITALEAGGAPLSVALTTDEGGFDAALAERVARGERRPRGHLMAQSLAAHAGAREALTGRLRRVVRIAVAPEFRREGLGQALIEAELARAHADGCDLLGASFGAEPGLVAFWRRLGFRVVRLGLSRETATGEHALMVARATGEDGERLLTALTARFQRALPGLLAFELRDLAPEVAAALLAEGDAPAPADDDRRDAEDVAAGHREPGLARPALQALVRHALARGVLPDDADLALLVAWSFQGLASEALARRLGVSGRRQATARLRQAVGGLLQELA
- a CDS encoding aminoacyl-histidine dipeptidase; its protein translation is MNEHLDRLAPQPLWRHFRTLCETPRPSGHEAALAARLEAWADAQGLAHARDAFGNLLIRKPATPGREDAPGVIFQGHLDMVPQANSDHPHDFTRDPIETRLGDDGWLRASGTTLGADNGLGVAAALAILEADDLEHGPLEALFTLEEESGMGGALNLDEEWLTGRYLLNLDSEDRGEVFIGCAGGTDVVVEAQLPTAAMADGEVALRLSLTGLRGGHSGIDIHKGLGNANRLLVRALRALERFDARLASYQGGTLRNALTREAFAVVALPEEEREAAVAEVVALEATLRDELAGVDDALALTLDACEVPADEPLTAQATHLLLAALHAAPCGVERMSQEVPGVVETSNNLGVVSLARGRFQLGALVRSLRDSATRDLADRLRALFELIGARVRIENGYPGWTPQPGSELLSRFQRVHRERLGSDPAVKVIHAGLECGILGGKYPELEMISFGPLIRGAHSPDERVEVASVEEFWTLLCALVEDLARPAA
- a CDS encoding Dps family protein produces the protein MSDTNRIGLHTGSTSQLAERLNELLANYQVFYMNVRGYHWNVKGPQFFQLHEKFEELYTDLLTKVDEVAERILTLGHQPLHAYSDYVEISRIKEDKSVSDGKACVEGVLAGYQVLIELQREILSLASDADDEGTAAQAGDYIREQEKTVWMLASYLA